One Roseomonas gilardii subsp. gilardii genomic region harbors:
- a CDS encoding LapA family protein, whose amino-acid sequence MTKTMWRWLLIGPLLLVLVLFALSNTAPVPVRFWPFDLAWETPLAVAVLSVSAFAFLLGALVTWMASMGARRRSRRLAQTVRQLEAELAQLRAQVARQVPEGGTVAGHRPTKVALPAP is encoded by the coding sequence GTGACGAAGACGATGTGGCGCTGGCTGTTGATCGGTCCCCTTTTGCTTGTCCTGGTGCTGTTCGCCCTGTCGAACACCGCCCCTGTCCCTGTCCGTTTCTGGCCCTTCGATCTCGCCTGGGAAACGCCGCTCGCCGTCGCGGTGCTGTCCGTCTCCGCCTTCGCCTTCCTGCTGGGCGCACTGGTGACCTGGATGGCCTCCATGGGTGCCCGCCGGCGGTCGCGCCGCCTGGCCCAGACGGTGCGCCAGCTCGAAGCGGAACTGGCGCAACTGCGCGCCCAGGTCGCGCGGCAGGTGCCGGAAGGTGGCACGGTGGCGGGACACCGCCCCACCAAGGTTGCGCTACCGGCCCCCTGA
- the pyrF gene encoding orotidine-5'-phosphate decarboxylase, with protein sequence MPLIARPRPGRKQLIVAIDTPDPAKAAGMARRLAPEVGLLKLGLEFFVAAGPGAVRDVAGEMPVFLDLKLHDIPNTVAGAVRSACAVRPAMLTVHGAGGAAMVAAARRAAEEAAGAARPAILAVTVLTSLSAAMLAETGVSGGTAQQVLRLARLSLEAGADGLVCSPHEATLIRNAFGDAPMLVVPGVRPAGAELGDQSRVATPADTIRAGADWIVMGRPITHAADPVAAARSVVAEIAPLGDAP encoded by the coding sequence ATGCCCCTGATCGCCCGTCCCCGCCCCGGCCGGAAGCAACTGATCGTGGCCATCGACACGCCGGACCCGGCGAAGGCCGCCGGCATGGCGCGCCGCCTGGCGCCCGAGGTCGGGCTGCTGAAGCTCGGGCTGGAATTCTTCGTGGCCGCCGGGCCCGGCGCGGTGCGCGACGTGGCCGGGGAGATGCCGGTCTTCCTCGATCTCAAGCTGCACGACATTCCCAACACCGTGGCCGGCGCGGTCCGCTCGGCCTGCGCGGTGCGGCCGGCCATGCTGACCGTCCATGGGGCAGGCGGGGCGGCCATGGTGGCGGCGGCACGGCGGGCGGCCGAGGAGGCCGCCGGCGCTGCGCGCCCGGCCATCCTGGCGGTGACGGTGCTGACCAGCCTGAGCGCCGCCATGCTGGCCGAGACCGGCGTCTCCGGCGGTACGGCGCAGCAGGTGCTCCGCCTGGCGCGGCTGTCGCTGGAGGCCGGGGCGGACGGGCTGGTCTGCTCGCCGCACGAGGCCACGCTGATCCGCAATGCCTTCGGTGACGCGCCGATGCTGGTGGTGCCGGGGGTGCGGCCCGCCGGCGCGGAGCTGGGCGACCAGTCGCGCGTGGCCACGCCCGCCGACACGATCCGGGCCGGGGCGGACTGGATCGTGATGGGCCGCCCGATCACCCATGCCGCGGACCCCGTGGCGGCGGCGCGGTCGGTGGTGGCGGAGATCGCCCCGCTGGGCGACGCGCCCTGA
- a CDS encoding winged helix-turn-helix domain-containing protein: protein MARRRTAATSGEPPREQAGEQAGEQAGPGLSIRLDPAPGLRIGPGKVRLLEEIGRNGSISAAGRALGMSYRRAWELVEDLKRGLGRPVVETSAGGAGGGGARLTRLGERVIREYRAIEAEAQAAALPRLLALLREDGETGGA from the coding sequence ATGGCAAGGCGCAGGACAGCGGCGACATCCGGGGAACCGCCCAGGGAGCAGGCCGGGGAGCAGGCCGGGGAGCAGGCAGGGCCGGGGCTGAGCATCCGCCTCGACCCCGCCCCCGGCCTGCGCATCGGGCCGGGGAAGGTGCGGCTGCTGGAGGAGATCGGCCGCAACGGCTCGATCTCGGCTGCCGGGCGGGCGCTGGGCATGTCCTACCGCCGCGCCTGGGAACTGGTGGAGGACCTGAAGCGCGGCCTGGGCCGACCCGTGGTGGAAACCTCGGCCGGCGGGGCCGGCGGCGGCGGCGCGCGGCTGACCCGGCTCGGCGAAAGGGTGATCCGGGAATACCGCGCCATCGAGGCGGAAGCCCAGGCGGCGGCCCTGCCGCGCCTCCTGGCCCTGCTCCGGGAGGATGGGGAGACCGGCGGGGCCTGA
- a CDS encoding LLM class flavin-dependent oxidoreductase, with product MACVGHIQQGMWTHPRDRSTGYLRLDHWMRLAQTLERGLFDGLFLADVLGIYDVYGNGPDASLRGAVQVPLLDPMLLVPAMASVTRHLGFGITCNLAYETPYLFARRFSTLDHLTQGRAGWNIVTGYLDSAARAMGMASQMAHDDRYDLADEYMELVYKLWEESWADDAVRADRAAGLYADPARVRRVRHEGAQYRLDAPHLVEPSPQRTPVLFQAGASERGRRFAARHAECVFVNGGAKPAVAQLVADLRARAAGRPLKVLVGATLVVGRTEAEARDLLEDYRRHASVEGALAHASASLGIDFARYGMDEPIEAGPTQAIQSNVEAAKRAAGPVWTKRKLIDQFVLGSRQPPIVGSAEQVAEALIRWVEEADVDGFNLSRTVVPEFLEAVVERVVPILQERGAFKREYAPGTFREKLFGTGPRLAMPHPAAEHRFPAG from the coding sequence ATGGCCTGTGTCGGGCATATCCAGCAGGGGATGTGGACGCATCCGCGCGACCGCTCCACGGGCTATCTCCGCCTCGATCACTGGATGCGCCTCGCGCAGACGCTGGAACGCGGGCTGTTCGACGGGCTGTTCCTCGCCGATGTGCTGGGCATCTACGATGTCTATGGCAACGGCCCCGATGCGTCGCTGCGCGGCGCGGTGCAGGTGCCGCTGCTGGACCCGATGCTGCTGGTGCCGGCCATGGCCAGCGTCACGCGGCATCTGGGCTTCGGCATCACCTGCAACCTCGCCTATGAGACGCCCTATCTCTTCGCGCGCCGCTTCTCCACGCTGGACCACCTGACACAGGGCCGCGCAGGCTGGAACATCGTCACCGGCTATCTCGACAGCGCCGCGCGCGCGATGGGGATGGCCTCGCAGATGGCGCATGACGACCGCTACGACCTCGCCGACGAGTATATGGAACTCGTCTACAAGCTGTGGGAAGAGAGCTGGGCCGACGACGCTGTGCGGGCGGACCGGGCGGCGGGCCTCTATGCCGATCCCGCCCGCGTGCGGCGGGTGCGGCACGAGGGCGCGCAGTACCGGCTCGACGCGCCGCATCTGGTGGAACCCTCGCCGCAGCGGACGCCCGTGCTGTTCCAGGCCGGCGCGTCCGAGCGTGGCCGCCGTTTCGCCGCGCGCCATGCGGAATGCGTCTTCGTCAATGGCGGCGCCAAGCCGGCGGTGGCGCAGCTCGTCGCCGACCTGCGCGCCCGCGCCGCCGGAAGGCCGCTGAAGGTGCTGGTCGGCGCCACGCTGGTGGTCGGCCGCACCGAGGCCGAGGCGAGGGACCTGCTGGAGGACTATCGCCGCCATGCCAGTGTCGAGGGTGCCCTGGCCCATGCCTCAGCCTCGCTGGGCATCGACTTCGCCCGCTATGGCATGGACGAGCCGATCGAGGCCGGACCGACCCAGGCGATCCAGTCCAATGTCGAGGCCGCGAAACGCGCCGCCGGCCCGGTCTGGACCAAGCGCAAGCTGATCGACCAGTTCGTGCTGGGCAGCCGCCAGCCGCCCATCGTGGGTTCGGCGGAGCAGGTGGCCGAGGCGTTGATCCGCTGGGTCGAGGAGGCTGACGTGGACGGTTTCAACCTCTCCCGCACCGTGGTGCCGGAATTCCTGGAAGCGGTGGTGGAACGCGTCGTGCCCATCCTGCAGGAGCGCGGCGCCTTCAAGCGCGAATACGCACCGGGCACTTTCCGCGAGAAGCTGTTCGGCACCGGACCGCGCCTCGCCATGCCGCATCCGGCGGCAGAGCATCGCTTTCCGGCGGGGTGA
- the dapB gene encoding 4-hydroxy-tetrahydrodipicolinate reductase — protein sequence MDRMAARIGILGITGRMGALLAEESARAGATISGGTRRSGTAGAYRIFPDAAALCAESDVVIDFTRAEAVEAHLAAAVAAGRPLVLGTSGLSVAQEAAVAEAARRIPIVYAANFAPGVNLLFALAERMAAALPAEQYDAEIVEMHHRQKVDAPSGTAVALGRAVARGRGTTLEEAGIESGRDGHTGPRRTGAIGFAALRGGQVVGEHTLLFAAGTEQIALTHRSFDRRVYATGAVRAALWLLGQPSGLYDMKHVLGMA from the coding sequence ATGGACCGGATGGCGGCACGGATTGGAATCCTGGGGATCACGGGCCGCATGGGCGCCCTGCTGGCCGAGGAAAGCGCAAGGGCCGGCGCCACCATCTCCGGCGGCACGCGGCGTTCCGGCACGGCCGGCGCATACCGCATCTTTCCCGATGCCGCCGCCCTCTGCGCGGAGAGCGACGTGGTGATCGACTTCACCCGCGCGGAAGCCGTGGAGGCGCATCTCGCCGCGGCGGTGGCGGCGGGGCGGCCGCTGGTGCTGGGCACCTCCGGCCTGTCCGTGGCGCAGGAAGCTGCCGTGGCCGAGGCGGCGAGGCGAATCCCCATCGTCTATGCCGCCAATTTCGCGCCGGGCGTGAACCTGCTCTTCGCCCTGGCCGAGCGCATGGCGGCGGCCCTGCCGGCGGAGCAGTACGACGCCGAGATCGTCGAGATGCACCATCGCCAGAAGGTGGATGCCCCGTCCGGCACGGCGGTGGCACTCGGCCGCGCCGTGGCGCGCGGACGCGGCACCACGCTGGAGGAAGCGGGCATCGAGAGCGGCCGCGACGGCCATACCGGCCCGCGCCGCACCGGCGCCATCGGCTTCGCCGCCCTGCGCGGCGGGCAGGTGGTGGGGGAGCACACGCTGCTCTTCGCCGCCGGTACCGAGCAGATCGCCCTGACCCACCGCTCCTTCGACCGCCGGGTCTATGCCACCGGCGCGGTGCGGGCGGCGCTCTGGCTGCTGGGCCAGCCCTCCGGCCTCTATGACATGAAGCACGTGCTGGGGATGGCGTGA
- a CDS encoding phosphoribosylanthranilate isomerase: MASVKVCGINAPDAMEAVREARAEMLGFVFFPPSPRAISPERAAGLSALAPPAAEGGPRRVGLFVDPSEEEVAAVLAALPLDMLQLHGAETPERCAALRARFGLPVMKALGIASAEDFAALADYAPVVDRFLLDAKPPTGGDALPGGNAVSFDWRLLAGRNIPRPWLLAGGLTPANVAAAVRQAGAPGVDASSGLEHARGVKDPALIAAFVRAAHEADTAGGPV; encoded by the coding sequence ATGGCATCGGTCAAGGTCTGCGGCATCAACGCCCCGGACGCCATGGAGGCGGTGCGCGAGGCACGGGCCGAAATGCTGGGCTTCGTCTTCTTCCCTCCTTCCCCGCGCGCGATCTCGCCGGAGCGGGCCGCCGGGCTTTCCGCTCTGGCGCCGCCGGCCGCGGAGGGCGGGCCGCGACGCGTGGGGCTCTTCGTCGATCCCTCCGAGGAGGAGGTGGCGGCGGTGCTCGCCGCCCTGCCGCTGGACATGCTGCAACTGCATGGGGCGGAGACGCCGGAACGCTGCGCCGCGCTGCGCGCCCGCTTCGGCCTGCCGGTGATGAAGGCGCTGGGAATCGCCTCGGCGGAGGATTTCGCCGCCCTGGCCGATTATGCCCCGGTGGTGGACCGCTTCCTGCTCGACGCCAAGCCACCCACCGGCGGTGACGCCCTGCCCGGCGGCAATGCCGTCTCCTTCGACTGGCGCCTCCTGGCGGGGCGGAACATCCCGCGCCCCTGGCTTCTGGCCGGAGGCCTCACCCCGGCCAATGTCGCGGCGGCAGTGCGGCAGGCGGGCGCCCCGGGGGTGGACGCGTCCTCGGGCCTGGAGCATGCGCGCGGGGTCAAGGACCCGGCGCTGATCGCCGCCTTCGTGCGGGCGGCGCATGAGGCCGATACGGCCGGCGGACCGGTCTGA
- the rsmI gene encoding 16S rRNA (cytidine(1402)-2'-O)-methyltransferase encodes MAGDGDEGVAASPAELPPEETHDASPGFSPGGGSGATPPGLVLVATPIGNLGDLSPRAIATLKGADAILCEDTRVTGPMLARQGVGTSLIPLHDHNEASMVPRLLERLRSGARLALVSDAGTPLVSDPGFRLTRAAIDSGLPVTAVPGPNAALVALTLSGLPPHPFLFQGFLPAKAAARGVEIGRIAGLERSGLRATLILYESPHRLAESLAALAEGLGSERPAAVARELTKRFEEVRHASLGELAAHYAVHAPRGEIVLVVGPAPEEAVPGEADLDAQIRRALATGASLRDAAAIVATATGLPRRQVYSRALQLGSTR; translated from the coding sequence ATGGCCGGCGACGGGGATGAGGGGGTTGCGGCTTCACCGGCTGAGCTTCCTCCTGAAGAGACACATGACGCTTCCCCCGGGTTCTCGCCGGGCGGTGGCTCCGGCGCCACCCCTCCGGGCCTTGTTCTGGTGGCCACCCCGATCGGCAATCTGGGGGACCTCTCGCCACGGGCCATCGCCACCCTGAAGGGGGCGGACGCCATCCTTTGCGAGGACACCAGGGTGACCGGACCCATGCTCGCGCGCCAGGGGGTGGGGACCAGTCTGATCCCCCTGCACGACCACAACGAGGCGAGCATGGTGCCCCGGCTTCTGGAAAGGCTGCGTTCCGGTGCCCGGCTGGCCCTGGTTTCGGACGCCGGCACGCCGCTGGTGAGCGATCCCGGCTTCCGCCTGACCCGCGCCGCCATCGATTCGGGCCTGCCGGTCACCGCCGTCCCGGGGCCGAACGCGGCGCTGGTGGCGCTGACGCTGTCGGGCCTGCCGCCGCATCCCTTCCTCTTCCAGGGCTTCCTGCCGGCGAAGGCGGCGGCGCGCGGCGTCGAGATCGGCCGCATCGCGGGGCTGGAGCGGTCCGGGCTGCGGGCAACGCTGATCCTTTACGAATCGCCACACCGCCTCGCCGAATCGCTGGCCGCCCTGGCCGAGGGGCTGGGGTCGGAGCGCCCGGCGGCGGTGGCGCGGGAGCTGACCAAGCGCTTCGAGGAGGTACGCCACGCCAGCCTCGGCGAGCTCGCCGCGCATTACGCCGTGCATGCGCCGCGGGGGGAGATCGTGCTGGTGGTCGGGCCGGCGCCGGAGGAGGCCGTCCCCGGCGAAGCCGACCTGGATGCGCAGATCCGCCGCGCCCTGGCCACCGGGGCCTCCCTGCGCGACGCGGCGGCGATCGTGGCGACGGCCACCGGCCTGCCGAGGCGGCAGGTCTACAGCCGCGCCCTTCAACTCGGCAGCACGCGGTAG
- the sppA gene encoding signal peptide peptidase SppA, translating to MSLDPDALIDRRRLKRSRALWRGGAVLAALALLAVLFAPRDMAPDMAGFGTGSPVARLVVSGTITDDRDVIRAVDRAAERASTRALLLSIDSPGGTVAGGEALYSALMRFRESGKPVVAVMGGTAASAAYMVAMPSERIFARDATLTGSIGVLLQSFNVNQLMDTLGVKAETLTSGPLKAQPSPFSPLTEQGREVLLGVVADIQSRFVEMVAKGRNLPEARVRELADGRSTPGGRRWASAWWTPSAVNGRPGPG from the coding sequence ATGTCCCTCGACCCTGATGCCCTGATCGACCGGCGCCGCCTGAAGCGGAGCCGGGCGCTGTGGCGCGGCGGCGCCGTGCTGGCGGCCCTGGCGCTTCTGGCCGTGCTCTTCGCACCCCGGGACATGGCCCCGGACATGGCGGGTTTCGGCACCGGCTCGCCCGTGGCGCGGCTGGTGGTCAGCGGCACGATCACCGACGACCGCGACGTCATCCGGGCGGTGGACCGCGCGGCGGAGCGCGCCTCGACGCGTGCCCTGCTGCTGTCCATCGACAGCCCCGGCGGTACGGTGGCGGGGGGCGAGGCGCTGTATTCGGCCCTCATGCGCTTCCGCGAATCCGGCAAGCCGGTGGTGGCGGTGATGGGCGGCACGGCGGCCTCGGCGGCTTATATGGTTGCCATGCCGTCCGAGCGCATCTTCGCCCGCGATGCCACGCTCACCGGCTCGATCGGCGTGCTGCTGCAGAGCTTCAACGTGAACCAGCTGATGGACACGCTGGGGGTAAAGGCGGAGACGCTGACCTCAGGCCCGCTGAAGGCGCAGCCCAGCCCCTTCTCCCCGCTGACCGAACAGGGGCGGGAGGTGCTCCTGGGCGTGGTGGCGGATATCCAGTCGCGCTTCGTGGAGATGGTGGCCAAGGGCCGCAACCTGCCGGAGGCGCGGGTGCGGGAACTGGCGGACGGGCGATCTACACCGGGCGGCAGGCGCTGGGCCTCGGCCTGGTGGACGCCATCGGCGGTGAACGGGAGGCCCGGGCCTGGTTGA
- the ihfB gene encoding integration host factor subunit beta: MTRSELIAALAAANPHLRQPDVELIVATILEEISAALARGDRVELRGFGAFTAKRRDPRTGRNPRTGEAVEVTGKAVPYFKPGKELRERVNGGPLQTRGSK; encoded by the coding sequence ATGACCAGATCGGAGTTGATCGCCGCGCTTGCCGCGGCGAACCCTCATCTGCGCCAGCCCGATGTGGAACTGATCGTGGCCACCATCCTGGAGGAGATCTCCGCCGCCCTGGCGCGGGGCGACCGGGTGGAGCTGCGCGGCTTCGGCGCCTTCACCGCCAAGCGCCGCGACCCCCGGACCGGCCGCAATCCCCGCACCGGGGAAGCGGTGGAGGTCACCGGCAAGGCGGTCCCCTATTTCAAGCCGGGCAAGGAATTGCGGGAACGGGTCAATGGCGGCCCCTTGCAGACCCGGGGCAGCAAGTAG
- a CDS encoding PRC-barrel domain-containing protein produces the protein MSTTIGDPGLTGIPAVSTPATPDDSNVPNRLISASKVEGTAVYNRAGERLGTVEDIMLDKVSGKVAFAVMSFGGFLGIGEKYHPLPWSTLTYDIAQGGYVVDMTREQLQDAPSYGAEDGIDFNDDAYGRRVYDYYKAPYWNVGF, from the coding sequence ATGAGCACCACGATCGGCGATCCCGGCCTCACCGGCATCCCTGCCGTCAGCACCCCGGCCACTCCGGACGACAGCAACGTGCCGAACCGGCTGATCTCGGCCAGCAAGGTCGAGGGCACGGCGGTCTATAACCGTGCGGGCGAGCGCCTCGGCACGGTCGAGGACATCATGCTCGACAAGGTCAGCGGCAAGGTGGCCTTCGCGGTGATGAGCTTCGGCGGCTTCCTCGGCATCGGGGAGAAGTACCATCCGCTGCCCTGGTCCACCCTGACCTACGATATCGCCCAGGGCGGCTATGTCGTGGACATGACGCGGGAGCAGTTGCAGGACGCGCCATCCTACGGGGCGGAGGACGGCATCGACTTCAACGACGACGCCTATGGGCGCCGGGTCTACGACTACTACAAGGCGCCCTACTGGAACGTCGGCTTCTGA
- a CDS encoding MFS transporter, which yields MSSALAAGATRVGRVRFSIVAMLFAVTIVNYADRATLAIAGPVLSKDLGLSAVEMGFVFSAFGWSYVIGQIPGGWLLDRFGSKKVYFFSIFTWSLFTLLQGEVAVVGLAAAAYALFVLRLLVGFAEAPSFPANGRIVAAWFPAKERGTASAIFNSAQYFATVLFAPVMGWLTFTHGWPSVFYFMGFLGILVSFVWLKVIHDPKDHPRIRQGELDYLEEGGALVNMDQPGRKDAGFRWSYLVDLVSNRMMLGIYLGQFCINALTYFFITWFPVYLVQQRGMSIMNAGFVASIPAICGFLGGVLGGVWSDALLRRGHSLTVARKVPIVCGMLLSMSMVICNYTDEQWLVVLIMALAFFGKGIGALGWAVISDTAPRQIAGVSGGLFNMFGNISSITTPIVIGYIIQTTGSFNGALVFVGANALVAMLSYLVIVGPIRRMELR from the coding sequence ATGTCGTCTGCTCTCGCAGCCGGGGCGACGCGCGTCGGCAGAGTGCGCTTCAGCATCGTGGCCATGCTGTTCGCGGTCACCATCGTGAACTATGCCGACCGCGCCACCCTGGCCATTGCCGGCCCCGTGCTATCCAAGGACCTGGGCCTCAGCGCGGTGGAAATGGGCTTCGTCTTCTCCGCCTTCGGCTGGTCCTATGTGATCGGGCAGATCCCGGGCGGCTGGCTGCTCGACCGCTTCGGCTCGAAGAAGGTCTATTTCTTCAGCATCTTCACCTGGTCGCTCTTCACCCTGCTGCAGGGCGAGGTGGCCGTGGTCGGCCTCGCCGCCGCGGCCTATGCGCTGTTCGTGCTGCGCCTGCTGGTCGGCTTCGCGGAGGCGCCGTCCTTTCCGGCCAACGGGCGCATCGTGGCCGCCTGGTTCCCGGCCAAGGAGCGCGGCACCGCCTCGGCCATCTTCAACTCGGCGCAGTACTTCGCCACGGTGCTCTTCGCCCCGGTCATGGGCTGGCTGACCTTCACCCATGGCTGGCCCTCCGTCTTCTACTTCATGGGCTTCCTCGGCATCCTGGTCAGCTTCGTCTGGCTGAAGGTGATCCACGACCCCAAGGACCACCCCCGCATCCGGCAGGGCGAGCTGGACTACCTGGAGGAAGGCGGCGCGCTGGTGAACATGGACCAGCCGGGCCGGAAGGACGCGGGCTTCCGCTGGTCCTACCTCGTCGATCTCGTCAGCAACCGGATGATGCTCGGCATCTATCTGGGCCAGTTCTGCATCAACGCGCTGACCTACTTCTTCATCACCTGGTTCCCCGTCTATCTCGTGCAGCAGCGCGGCATGTCGATCATGAATGCCGGCTTCGTCGCCTCCATCCCGGCGATCTGCGGCTTCCTCGGCGGCGTGCTGGGCGGCGTCTGGTCGGATGCCCTGCTGCGCCGCGGCCATTCGCTGACCGTGGCGCGCAAGGTGCCGATCGTCTGCGGCATGCTGCTGTCGATGAGCATGGTGATCTGCAACTACACCGACGAGCAGTGGCTGGTGGTGCTGATCATGGCGCTCGCCTTCTTCGGCAAGGGCATCGGCGCGCTGGGCTGGGCGGTGATCTCCGACACCGCGCCGCGCCAGATCGCCGGCGTCAGCGGCGGGCTGTTCAACATGTTCGGCAACATCTCCTCGATCACCACGCCGATCGTGATCGGCTACATCATCCAGACCACTGGCTCCTTCAACGGCGCCCTGGTCTTCGTCGGCGCCAATGCGCTGGTGGCGATGCTCAGCTATCTCGTCATCGTCGGCCCGATCCGGCGCATGGAGCTGCGCTGA
- a CDS encoding polysaccharide pyruvyl transferase family protein, which produces MRTAFIGAYGYGNLGDELCLIEAMQEFPPEEAFAFTQNPAWTHRCVPGLAGTFATLEEMLALAPQRVVYGGGGIGGRADFEEYLPWMAAAMDRGIPVHIHNIGIARIAGAGMEYGPGEGWPHPLLGRVLENLASFTVRDHRSVDMVAEWGVPVVPGVTCYPERAIAAEGDLAEAILPRGRKLLGISIINTNQMARCLEADGGTVRALLARFPEHAVVPICSTLHVDSDEEDDGSGFHRFARMFLQDREIVAPQLTERGFWGSEVTPRRLKGIVARLDRLISQRKHNCIHGLGAGVPTIGLSPMEDDSVRRVFVTLANQLPPGSACIGLEERPS; this is translated from the coding sequence ACGAACTCTGCCTCATCGAGGCGATGCAGGAATTCCCGCCGGAGGAGGCCTTCGCCTTCACCCAGAATCCGGCCTGGACGCATCGCTGCGTGCCGGGCCTCGCGGGCACCTTCGCCACGCTGGAGGAGATGCTGGCGCTGGCCCCGCAGCGCGTCGTCTATGGCGGCGGCGGTATCGGCGGACGTGCGGATTTCGAGGAGTACCTGCCCTGGATGGCGGCCGCGATGGACCGCGGCATCCCCGTCCACATCCACAATATCGGCATCGCCCGCATCGCCGGGGCGGGCATGGAATACGGGCCGGGCGAAGGCTGGCCGCATCCGCTGCTGGGCCGGGTGCTGGAGAACCTCGCCTCCTTCACCGTGCGCGACCACCGTTCGGTGGACATGGTGGCGGAATGGGGCGTGCCGGTGGTGCCGGGCGTCACCTGCTATCCGGAGCGTGCCATCGCGGCGGAGGGCGATCTGGCGGAGGCGATCCTGCCGCGCGGGCGGAAGCTGCTCGGCATCTCCATCATCAACACGAACCAGATGGCGCGCTGCCTGGAGGCGGATGGCGGCACGGTGCGCGCCCTGCTCGCCCGCTTCCCGGAGCATGCGGTGGTGCCGATCTGCTCCACCCTGCATGTGGATTCGGACGAGGAGGATGACGGCAGCGGCTTCCACCGCTTCGCCCGGATGTTCCTCCAGGACCGCGAGATCGTGGCGCCACAGCTCACCGAGCGCGGCTTCTGGGGCAGCGAGGTCACGCCACGCCGGCTGAAGGGCATCGTCGCCCGGCTGGACAGGCTGATCTCCCAGCGCAAGCACAACTGCATCCACGGGCTGGGCGCCGGGGTGCCGACCATCGGCCTCTCGCCGATGGAGGATGACAGCGTGCGCCGCGTCTTCGTGACGCTGGCCAACCAGCTTCCCCCCGGCTCGGCCTGCATCGGGCTGGAGGAGCGGCCCTCATGA
- a CDS encoding penicillin-binding protein activator — protein sequence MLNAATLALFEQASPGVDFVPHDTRGSAAGAAEAARAAVGEGARVMVGPLTSGETNGAAAVSRAASIPMLAFTNDANVAGNGVWTLGVTPAQQVRRLVSAATTAGVRRIGLAAPGGAYAQQLSAALRTASQEAGLLPPLISTYPAGALPAMAAKDLAARLKPAAPAVATDPTAPPPPVAVPEADAIGMLILAEGGSRARQFAAALAEAGVVVPPLRLAGTALWAQDAATLGQETALAGAVFPGPDNTAHEQFNNRYRQAFGDTPPRLAAVAYDAATVAARATQAGPNAPATLPIGEIVLGADGGLRLSPDGQTQRALALYALQPGGEPRVVEPATLPEAGF from the coding sequence ATGCTGAACGCCGCCACCCTGGCCCTGTTCGAACAGGCCAGCCCGGGCGTGGACTTCGTGCCGCACGACACGCGCGGCAGCGCGGCCGGGGCGGCCGAGGCGGCGCGGGCGGCGGTGGGCGAGGGCGCGCGGGTGATGGTCGGGCCGCTGACCTCGGGCGAGACCAACGGTGCCGCCGCCGTGTCGCGCGCCGCCAGCATCCCGATGCTGGCTTTCACCAACGATGCGAATGTCGCGGGCAACGGCGTCTGGACCCTGGGCGTGACCCCGGCGCAGCAGGTTCGCCGGCTGGTCAGCGCCGCCACCACGGCCGGGGTGCGGCGCATCGGCCTCGCCGCGCCCGGCGGGGCCTATGCGCAGCAGCTTTCCGCCGCCCTGCGCACCGCCAGCCAGGAGGCGGGGCTGCTGCCTCCGCTGATCTCCACCTATCCCGCCGGCGCCCTGCCGGCCATGGCGGCCAAGGACCTCGCCGCCCGGCTGAAGCCCGCCGCGCCGGCCGTCGCCACCGACCCCACCGCGCCGCCCCCGCCCGTGGCCGTGCCGGAGGCCGATGCGATCGGCATGCTGATCCTGGCCGAGGGCGGCAGCCGGGCGCGGCAGTTCGCCGCCGCCCTGGCCGAGGCCGGGGTGGTGGTGCCGCCGCTGCGCCTCGCCGGCACGGCGCTCTGGGCCCAGGACGCGGCCACGCTGGGGCAGGAGACCGCCCTGGCCGGCGCCGTCTTCCCCGGGCCGGACAACACGGCGCATGAGCAGTTCAACAACCGCTACCGGCAGGCTTTCGGCGACACGCCGCCGCGCCTGGCCGCCGTGGCCTATGACGCCGCGACCGTGGCGGCCCGGGCCACCCAGGCTGGGCCGAACGCCCCCGCCACCCTGCCGATCGGGGAGATCGTGCTCGGCGCCGATGGCGGCCTGCGCCTGAGCCCGGATGGCCAGACGCAGCGCGCCCTGGCCCTCTACGCGCTGCAGCCGGGTGGCGAGCCGCGCGTGGTGGAGCCGGCCACCCTGCCCGAGGCCGGGTTCTGA